One window from the genome of Cryptomeria japonica chromosome 6, Sugi_1.0, whole genome shotgun sequence encodes:
- the LOC131064968 gene encoding uncharacterized protein LOC131064968 — protein MVEGDPVSAIPESTVTVNPISKEKGKSEDDIDDLLLKGVSHSGYGHASEVSYVQRRHSKGGVPPPHCEEDAKEIQVSYTAQYFFWSQDRSLDTAAIPSEISTDSKNSIPFLGLYGEGYQHYRFNVSSWIIFNASALLYTSPG, from the exons ATGGTGGAAGGAGACCCCGTGTCTGCCATACCTGAGTCAACTGTTACAG TTAACCCAATCagtaaagagaagggaaagagtgAGGATGATATTGATGATTTGCTGCTGAAGGGAGTTAGTCATAGTGGGTATGGGCATGCAAGTGAGGTATCATATGTGCAACGCAGGCATTCCAAGGGCGGAGTTCCCCCACCACACTGTGAAGAAGATGCAAAAGAAATTCAAGTTTCATACACTGCACAGTATTTCTTCTGGTCTCAGGATAGATCCCTTGATACAGCAGCCATTCCTTCTGAAATAAGTACCGACTCAAAGAATTCAATCCCTTTTTTAGGGTTATATGGAGAAGGATATCAGCACTACAGATTCAACGTTTCTTCTTGGATCATTTTCAATGCATCAGCTTTGCTGTATACTTCACCGGGATAG